Genomic segment of Pseudothermotoga sp.:
CTCCCAATCTATGATACAGCTCGGTGATAAAATACTATCGTCGATGATTCGAAGGGGAGGAAGAGGTTTTGAGGTACAACCGTTTCATTCTCGTTCTCATCGATTATGCGATCGTGTCGATTTTCTATTGGATCTTCAGTGGTTCTATTCCTGCTTCGATCTTGTTACCCATCGTGATCTTCATAGCGCTGTTTTCGTTTAGAAGTTACGAAAAAGAACATCTTTCAGACTTCAACGAATCTTTGGTGAGAGCTTTCGTTTCGCTCATATTCGGCAATCTCATCAACTACGTTTTGCTGAGATTGATCTATCTTTCACTCATGGAAACTCCAGGTAGAGTGAGACTAACTGGACTAGTTCTGCACACGATCTTTACCGCTCCTTCTTTGACGTTGATCAACTTTTTCCTGTTCAAAGCATTGAAGAAGAACGTTGCTCCAGCACGGTTCGCCGTCGTTGGGAAAAAAGAAGAATTCGAACAGCTCTTCAAAGAGATAGAGCAAAAAAGTGAAGATTATTGTTTTGTTGACTACATCAGCGATGAAGAACACTTAAAGAGATTGAACAGCGATCTTTCAGGCATCGTCATAGCAGATTACGAAATCTTTCAATCTTTGAAGCACAAGCTAGCGAACAACCATTTGCAGTTGATCTTTCTTCCACACATCGCCGAAACTGTTTTGAAAAGAATTCCACTCATTTTGATAGACAAATTCAACAGCTACTACGAAACTTCTTTCAACAAAATTTTGGAAACTGTCTTGAAGAGGATCTTGGATATAGTTCTTTCCACCATTCTGCTCGTTTTGACGAGTCCTGCCATGCTCTTCGTATCCTTGGCGATCTATCTGGAAGATGGCCGACCCATCATTTACAGGCAAAAGAGAGTTGGGAAAAACGGTGAAGAGTTCGAGTTCATAAAGTTCCGTTCGCTCAAACAAGAAGGTTTCGATCCAAAAGATCCCAGCAGAAACATAGAACAGAGGCTTTTGAAGATAGGAAAATTCATCCGCAAATACAGACTCGATGAACTACCCCAGCTCTGGTTGGTCTTGAAAGGCACCATGAGCTTGGTCGGCCCAAGACCCGAGATGGTGGAATATCATTTAAAATACTGCAAGCAAATTCCATACTACGACTATCGGCTGAAAGTCAAACCTGGACTGACGGGCTGGGCACAGATCATGTACAAATACGCTTCGAACTTGGAAGAAACCAAAGTGAAGTTGCAGTACGATCTGTACTATGTGAA
This window contains:
- a CDS encoding exopolysaccharide biosynthesis polyprenyl glycosylphosphotransferase, coding for MRYNRFILVLIDYAIVSIFYWIFSGSIPASILLPIVIFIALFSFRSYEKEHLSDFNESLVRAFVSLIFGNLINYVLLRLIYLSLMETPGRVRLTGLVLHTIFTAPSLTLINFFLFKALKKNVAPARFAVVGKKEEFEQLFKEIEQKSEDYCFVDYISDEEHLKRLNSDLSGIVIADYEIFQSLKHKLANNHLQLIFLPHIAETVLKRIPLILIDKFNSYYETSFNKILETVLKRILDIVLSTILLVLTSPAMLFVSLAIYLEDGRPIIYRQKRVGKNGEEFEFIKFRSLKQEGFDPKDPSRNIEQRLLKIGKFIRKYRLDELPQLWLVLKGTMSLVGPRPEMVEYHLKYCKQIPYYDYRLKVKPGLTGWAQIMYKYASNLEETKVKLQYDLYYVKNCSFLLDLKIIMQTLETVLWRRGAR